A genomic region of Trifolium pratense cultivar HEN17-A07 linkage group LG3, ARS_RC_1.1, whole genome shotgun sequence contains the following coding sequences:
- the LOC123916430 gene encoding putative ubiquitin-conjugating enzyme E2 38, with protein MAKRNTFDLVSDDSDHRFIQIAGNCFRDTKSSIYKRIMKEWKILEKNLPDSIYVHAYERRIDLLRAVIIGAAGTPYHDGLFFFDIQFPSDYPNNPPKIHYHSFGFRLNPNLYTNGVVCLSLLNTWSGKKCEKWDPSSSTILQVLVSIQALVLNEKPLFNEPGYRVLKRSIFETKSRAYNEEAFILTCYSAVNIIRKPLKNFDEFVKEHFRERGHVLLAACNEYANGRVRVGYYGYNSNEIASRSSTVVIKVSDSFRESLKNAYRNLYKQFLECGAELENFVEELEVEVGKKKKRSNGVNDSILKKAMGKIKQALGLKKKKKEKKNST; from the coding sequence ATGGCAAAGAGAAACACATTCGACTTAGTTTCAGACGATTCAGATCACCGATTCATTCAGATCGCCGGTAACTGCTTCAGAGACACTAAAAGTTCCATATACAAACGCATCATGAAAGAATGGAAAATTCTTGAAAAGAATCTTCCAGATTCCATCTACGTTCATGCTTACGAACGCCGCATCGATTTACTCCGCGCCGTCATTATCGGCGCCGCCGGTACACCTTACCACGACGGTCTTTTCTTCTTCGACATTCAATTTCCATCCGATTACCCAAACAACCCGCCGAAGATCCATTATCACTCATTCGGGTTTCGTTTAAACCCGAATCTTTACACAAACGGCGTCGTTTGTTTAAGTTTGCTTAATACATGGAGTggtaaaaaatgtgaaaagtgGGACCCATCTAGTTCAACAATTCTTCAGGTTTTAGTTTCTATTCAAGCACTTGTTCTTAATGAGAAGCCACTTTTTAACGAACCTGGTTATCGTGTTTTGAAGCGTTCAATTTTTGAAACTAAGTCACGTGCTTATAACGAAGAAGCTTTTATTCTCACGTGCTATTCTGCTGTTAATATTATTCGTAAACCGTTGAAGAATTTTGACGAATTCGTAAAGGAGCATTTTCGTGAAAGAGGACATGTTCTTCTTGCTGCGTGTAATGAGTACGCGAATGGGCGCGTGAGGGTTGGATATTACGGTTACAACAGCAACGAAATCGCGTCGCGTTCATCGACGGTTGTGATTAAAGTTTCGGATTCTTTTCGGGAGTCGTTGAAAAATGCTTATAGGAATTTGTATAAGCAGTTTCTTGAATGTGGTGCTGAGTTGGAGAATTTTGTTGAAGAATTGGAGGTGGAAGttgggaagaagaagaagagatccAACGGTGTGAATGATTCGATCTTGAAGAAAGCTATGGGGAAGATTAAACAAGCTTTgggattgaagaagaagaagaaggagaagaagaataGTACGTAA